One Nostoc sp. UHCC 0302 DNA window includes the following coding sequences:
- a CDS encoding sigma-70 family RNA polymerase sigma factor, which produces MQIPHFPEANHPLVKSLFHETDNELLTLFQRHPEVGKYFTVIFCRYSPIVYTLIRHSARSPVQADYLFALTWRHIYYELGGLNLTSPQSGEETLTLQNWLINVTAFCINEIQLPPTEAIHYSLQATSPPLWCYVEQALDQFPAVLRLIVLMAQTFHWSETRIAAYLQAEGETITPIEVANFIQEGYRMLEDKLPADIRAIYLGED; this is translated from the coding sequence GTGCAAATTCCACATTTTCCCGAAGCTAATCATCCCCTAGTTAAGTCGCTGTTTCATGAAACTGACAATGAACTACTGACTCTATTTCAGCGCCATCCAGAGGTCGGTAAGTATTTTACGGTGATTTTTTGCCGCTATAGCCCGATAGTGTACACTTTGATTCGGCATTCGGCGCGATCGCCTGTGCAAGCAGATTATCTGTTTGCCCTCACTTGGCGGCATATCTACTACGAACTTGGTGGACTAAATTTAACTAGCCCTCAATCAGGGGAAGAAACCCTAACCCTGCAAAATTGGTTAATCAACGTGACAGCTTTCTGTATTAACGAAATTCAACTACCACCCACAGAAGCAATTCATTATTCTCTGCAAGCGACTTCGCCGCCGCTATGGTGTTATGTAGAACAAGCATTAGACCAATTTCCAGCAGTTTTACGCTTGATAGTGTTGATGGCTCAAACCTTCCACTGGAGTGAAACTAGAATCGCTGCTTACCTACAAGCAGAAGGTGAAACGATCACCCCTATTGAAGTAGCAAATTTTATTCAAGAAGGCTATCGTATGCTAGAAGATAAATTACCCGCAGATATTCGCGCTATTTACTTGGGTGAAGATTGA
- a CDS encoding tetratricopeptide repeat protein gives MVPNLQLSTQRFDKFQFCTFYLLLLTFLLSPIAAGAVDITQQLHRPLNSSVGRQLRDEADSLLNIGEQQYKSGYPDKTIASGLQALEIYHSIGDVKAQGLTYNLLAKAYVQQGRLKEADDALRRGLAIARDTQDFQSQIFLLNNIGTFLLQQGETPAAGKTLEEALTIAHNVKNIEGEGLSLSNLGLVAARERDYNKAIKLYENALIFRRQTGNTIAQANTLNNLGDAYLASGNYQDTIGSYGAALRIAKTNSDRPNQLRAIDGLVTAHTVVKRYERAFDLLEQRLALANELQNLHEELKSFESYAQLYEQVGNYPTARNFYERAITLARRLEDSKREVFLLNRLTKIQKR, from the coding sequence ATGGTTCCTAATCTCCAGTTATCCACGCAGCGCTTTGATAAATTCCAGTTTTGCACCTTTTACCTTTTACTGCTCACTTTCCTGCTAAGTCCCATAGCAGCAGGTGCAGTTGATATTACGCAACAACTCCACCGTCCTTTAAATAGTTCGGTTGGACGGCAGCTAAGAGATGAAGCAGACAGTTTACTAAATATCGGTGAACAGCAGTACAAATCAGGATATCCCGATAAAACAATTGCTTCTGGTTTGCAGGCATTAGAAATTTATCACTCAATCGGGGATGTCAAAGCACAAGGTCTGACTTACAATTTGCTTGCTAAAGCTTATGTCCAACAAGGTCGGCTCAAAGAGGCAGATGATGCTTTACGCCGAGGATTAGCGATCGCTCGTGATACTCAAGACTTTCAATCTCAGATTTTTTTACTCAATAACATTGGTACATTTTTACTGCAACAGGGCGAAACTCCTGCTGCTGGTAAGACTTTAGAGGAAGCACTGACAATTGCTCACAATGTTAAAAATATTGAAGGAGAAGGGCTGTCTTTGAGTAATTTAGGTTTGGTTGCTGCCAGGGAGAGAGATTATAACAAAGCAATTAAATTGTATGAAAATGCTTTAATTTTCCGTCGTCAAACTGGTAATACCATTGCCCAAGCAAATACTCTAAATAATTTGGGTGACGCCTACCTAGCATCTGGAAATTATCAGGATACAATTGGCAGCTATGGTGCGGCATTGCGGATAGCTAAAACCAATAGCGATCGCCCCAATCAATTACGAGCAATTGATGGCTTAGTCACAGCTCACACCGTTGTAAAACGCTATGAACGTGCCTTTGATTTACTAGAACAGCGTTTGGCGCTCGCTAACGAATTACAAAATTTGCACGAAGAATTGAAATCTTTCGAGTCTTATGCACAGTTGTACGAGCAAGTGGGTAATTATCCAACTGCCCGCAATTTTTACGAAAGAGCAATTACACTGGCGCGGCGATTAGAAGACAGCAAACGTGAAGTATTTTTGCTCAACAGGCTCACTAAAATCCAGAAGCGCTAA
- a CDS encoding DUF2267 domain-containing protein, with the protein MPTSTSEIKEKDIPFLEKVQQKSGIADLYDARDITEVVFRVMRDLMTTEAADRVEAELHKPAETAVATDDKALEMEIADLWHDTNPIVAFLSRVRPPWQGPGIFKIDSDRFLFRVANESPMQPNVDREQVVKAVFSATKDELSSERIQEIASWLPDRVRQLWEEA; encoded by the coding sequence ATGCCAACTTCTACCAGTGAAATCAAAGAAAAAGATATACCATTTTTGGAAAAGGTTCAACAGAAGAGTGGTATAGCCGATCTTTACGACGCTAGGGATATAACCGAAGTGGTATTCCGAGTGATGCGCGACTTGATGACTACAGAAGCTGCCGACAGAGTAGAGGCAGAACTGCACAAACCGGCTGAAACAGCTGTAGCAACTGATGATAAAGCGCTGGAAATGGAAATTGCCGACTTGTGGCACGATACAAATCCGATTGTAGCTTTCCTAAGCCGGGTGCGTCCACCTTGGCAAGGCCCAGGCATCTTTAAAATTGATAGCGATCGCTTTCTATTTCGGGTAGCAAACGAAAGTCCAATGCAACCTAATGTAGACCGGGAACAGGTAGTTAAAGCAGTTTTTTCTGCTACTAAAGACGAATTATCGTCAGAAAGAATTCAGGAAATTGCTAGCTGGTTACCTGACAGAGTGCGCCAACTTTGGGAAGAAGCTTAA
- a CDS encoding HAMP domain-containing sensor histidine kinase, with protein MFQATRRRLALWYTTVTAVLLLVFASGVYLYVRSTLIERIDDTLNHVVEIVERCLTTSPCASSLVIEPVNSDADKFRINVEASFRNNTDAVEDDHIDLEWFSPTGELLWSTLSQPLNIPIRANRTGETVRVVREQRVRTGDDKLLTQDSALLLRQVTQRVEVGRLVLGYLRVSHPWFEVTKPSRQLILDLALGTGLMLLSVAASGWFLSGKAMEPVGESYQRLKQFTADASHELRSPITLIQTNVQVALADLELAQTEATDSLQYRQHLKVVERLTQRLGKLVNDLLFLARQDSGISKNVFSDCPLDALLMEVVEEQQLLATEKEITLSLDLIDPPNWEISPELLDNWFTLVGNWDELIRLFTNLIGNALRYTPIGGRVNVKLARIEGINRVSRIRYSSAYLQIKVSDSGIGIPTESLPHLFDRFYRVDPARTHKIENTTTENTTGSGLGLAIAQAIVEHHQGQIQVESTLGKGTTFTVTLPITLES; from the coding sequence ATGTTTCAAGCTACTCGTCGCCGTCTTGCTCTTTGGTACACTACTGTTACAGCAGTGTTACTACTAGTGTTCGCTAGCGGCGTTTATTTATATGTCCGTAGTACATTAATTGAGCGAATTGACGATACTCTTAATCATGTAGTGGAAATAGTTGAGCGATGTCTAACGACAAGTCCCTGCGCGTCTTCGCTTGTAATTGAACCAGTTAATTCCGACGCTGATAAATTCCGTATTAATGTCGAAGCCAGTTTTCGCAACAATACTGACGCTGTAGAAGATGACCACATCGACCTAGAATGGTTTAGCCCAACCGGTGAATTACTCTGGTCAACTCTATCCCAACCCCTCAATATCCCTATTCGTGCCAATCGCACTGGTGAAACTGTGCGCGTAGTTAGGGAACAGAGGGTAAGAACGGGAGATGATAAACTTCTCACTCAAGATTCAGCACTATTATTGCGACAAGTCACACAGCGCGTAGAAGTCGGACGGCTGGTTTTGGGATATCTGCGTGTTAGCCATCCCTGGTTTGAAGTTACCAAACCTAGCCGACAGTTGATTTTAGATTTGGCACTAGGTACTGGATTAATGCTGCTTTCAGTGGCTGCGAGTGGTTGGTTTCTTTCAGGTAAAGCAATGGAACCTGTAGGCGAGTCTTATCAACGCCTCAAACAATTTACTGCCGATGCTTCTCATGAACTTAGAAGTCCGATTACTTTGATTCAAACTAATGTGCAAGTTGCCCTTGCTGATTTGGAATTAGCACAGACAGAAGCTACTGATTCTCTACAGTATCGGCAACATTTAAAAGTGGTGGAACGATTAACGCAACGCTTGGGTAAGTTAGTTAATGACTTGCTGTTCCTAGCCCGACAAGATAGTGGTATTAGCAAAAATGTCTTTTCAGATTGTCCACTAGACGCTTTACTTATGGAAGTTGTTGAAGAACAACAACTATTAGCTACTGAAAAAGAAATCACCCTTTCTTTAGACTTAATTGATCCTCCTAACTGGGAAATCAGCCCTGAATTACTTGACAATTGGTTTACACTTGTAGGCAACTGGGATGAACTAATCCGACTGTTCACAAATTTGATTGGTAATGCCTTACGATATACCCCTATAGGTGGACGGGTGAATGTAAAATTAGCACGAATAGAAGGAATAAATCGCGTCTCTAGAATTCGTTACAGCAGTGCCTATTTACAAATTAAGGTGAGTGATAGTGGAATTGGTATTCCAACGGAGTCACTACCACACTTATTTGACCGCTTTTACCGGGTAGATCCGGCACGTACTCATAAAATTGAAAACACAACTACAGAAAATACTACTGGTTCAGGATTGGGATTAGCGATCGCTCAAGCTATTGTCGAACATCATCAAGGTCAAATTCAAGTTGAAAGCACCCTTGGTAAAGGAACCACATTCACCGTTACTTTACCAATAACTCTAGAGTCTTAA